Sequence from the Mauremys mutica isolate MM-2020 ecotype Southern chromosome 2, ASM2049712v1, whole genome shotgun sequence genome:
TTAGTTATTGAATTGCTAATGAGAAAAATCAAATAATGGAGAAGTTAGTGGCTCAAACCCCGAAGTCAGAACTCAGACAAAATTCACATTCAACTCCTATTGCTTCAGTAACAAGTACAAGATGTCTACAAGATTAAGCAGTTACtctattaactaaaaaaaaaaagtccacgtAAAACTTCATTGTAGTAGCACTTTCATTATCTAATCGTTGATTTGAgcagaaataaaaatgataaaatactgcATTGTTTAATTAATTTAATCACTTTTATTTTAGTATATGGAAGAGTAAAGAAAAGTTGTAAAACATAAAGcaaatgcaaaataaatgatTAAAGTATTCCACCAGCAGTACAAGTCCAGACTAATATAAAAAGACACTTGGCTTAAAACTATGACAGATGTAAAAGGTTGAACAGCCTGGGATATGATAAAATGGTGAGATGAATTCCCTCTAGCCTATATTGCTATTCATATAAGTGTGATGCTTGAATTTTATCAGACAGCAAAATATAATGTTTCTGATAAATATGGGCAACACAGAGCAATCTACTTTTCAGCAGAagtccccactgaaatcaatgggaagttGTGTTTAAAAATCAGTGGCACAATATggcacttttttgttttgttttttaaagtaataattAAAATTGAAAGTGGTGTAGGAAGCTAAGTGCAAAACATATCAGCATACATTTCATTCCAgtgactgctttttttttttcttagaatACTTAGAACTCACCACTTTCACTTACATAGTTCTTTTTCAAAGTGTCTGTATGGGACCTGATCTTAAAAACTGTTACTTGCCGTGAATAGCCTTGCATAAGTAAGGATTACTCACTCAAGTAAGGGCTTGCAGAATTGGGTACATAGTCTATAATTCTGTAAAGAATCTCAGCACTCACACAAGGTGCTGTACAATTAATGTCTGTATGTCAGATTAATGTTTCCTACAATTAATGACATCTGCTTGCTTGCCAGTATAGAAAGTGGAGCTTTGGGAAGGTTGTTAgtatttttattctttaaaaaaaaaaaatttcataaaAAATATCGAAATGATCTCTTCTAGATCGGCGACGTTGGCCGGATTTTTTCTGTGTTTtggagtttattttaaaaagatactttctacattgttttaaaaaaatactattttagaaaatgatttttttttaataaaaagattaaTATACCTGGCTCTATAGTTCAAAAAGTATTCTGGATATTTATATTCCTGTTGTTTTATTGGAGGGGAATCCGAAAGGCAGAGTCTTTCCCCAGTCTTTCAGGACCCAAACCTACTCCCGTGGAACTCAGTGGGAGGCTTgtcatcaacttcagtgggagcaagagtGGGCTCTAATAGTCTAACTATAGTGTTTTATTACATTTCATATTTTAAGTTGAGGGGCACACTTGAAATGTAAGACATTGCTTTTCTTGAGCTGTGCATTAGCATAACAGGCTAGTTATAGCACTGATGTATTATAGAGATAGATCCATGTTGATAGTCTCTCATGATAATGTGTGCAGTGGCTTAGGCATCTATTGAAAGCTCAGCTACCTGTATTTCTTAGTTATCACATATCTAAATCAGAAGACTGTCtctaatttagaaaaaaaaatgttttgaaataatGAGAATACTTTTGAATTTGGATTTAATGATGATTATTGTACCTTGTCTGAAATAATTACATGGTTTGTATTTGAGCAGTTCATTCTAGATTAGAGAACTGCCATATTTGAATGGTTATATTACTAGTATCCATCACAAATGACTGGAATCTGTTGTGCAAGGTTTGTTCAGAGGAAGATCTCCccattggggaaaaaataagcaATATTTAGTTAAAATGGTAGTAAGAGAAATAAGCAGGTTAAACACTCTTAATAACTATCCcaccctgccaaaaaaaaaaaagaagaagggcaggggagagaacctTTACCCAAATTCCCAGTGTGTTTGGAAATGAGCATTGGAAAAACTACATAAATTAAAAACTCACAAAGGAGTCAATCTGCAGTCCTTAATCAGGCAACATTCCCATAGAACTCAGTGTGCGCTGAGTAAGGACTACAGGATCAGGCTCCAAGACTGTAAAAATGTAAATCTGTAATGTAAATAAAGATTTGTTTGAATTGTCTTGTTCAAAGAGACTCAAGAGAAAAGTGCTACTAGAATGTGAATGTAAAACAAGAACACTGGAATGCCCTGCTTTTTCTTGTACTCTGTGTGCTTTCGCTTTCCAAAATGTCAAGAGCTTCCTTTCTAAAATTACATTGAAAGTAGGCTTTTGTAagaataacttttaaaatatgtttatttatTAGTATAGTATTTGAGAATGCCTCTTGGCAATAACATTTCTACCCCTTTTCCACAGTGAATCATGCTGTCATGTTTCATATtgatatttttataataaaatgtTATGTTAATTTATAAAATGTCACTTAGTATGCATGTTAGTTGGGTGGTGTTTAGTGATAGCTAAGGATTATACTTCTAAACCTAACTAATGTATGAGCTTCAGCAATGGAGGCAAAAGCCCTGAATAATAGTTATATTTAATTGTGTtttactcagatttttttttcccaaagaaaaATAAGTAAGCAAAATAATCATTagtgctcaaataaatgttttgcttttagGTAGCAGAAACAATGGAACTTTGTGTAtataatgtaatttattttttttaaaaaccctgtaATATTTCCTCAGAATAAAATGAATTTTTGTGTATATATGGACATATTTAAACtgagtttttaataaaaaaatatttaaaatatcaatttatacacttttttatattttacacttttaaaaaaactataaCTTGATACATAaagatgtaatttaaaaaataattttaagagcCTGGGAATAAGTACGTAGTACCCAAGGTTCTAGCCCATTTGCAGGTAAAACTCTCTCTTGAAATCTGTAgggagttttgcctcagtaaGAACTGTAATACCTGGCCCAGAATATATGTTTAACATTCAGAATAAAACAGAACAAATACAGAGGAAAATAATTAACAGTGTGCAAAAGTAACTAGAGCATCTCAAGCAttaagttttctttaattttctttttactaaaaatgcttttccttcaatatttttgtttcataataaattctgCATTCCTTTGAAGGTTTTCTTAGGACACGATTAACAGATTTACACCtgtatttaaaatgaagcttTGCATATAGTAAACAAATATTTTAGGTGTTTGGTacaatcctgctctcactgaattgggcattttgccattggcttcagtagaaacaggatcaggccctttatttgGGTACTATGCCTATCTTCAATACAAATCAGCTGTGCCTTTGCTTCTAGCTATACTCAACCTCATTACAGATACATATTACATTCCTTACCTTGCTGTTCTATTTAGAGTACTTGCATTCTAATATCAGAGTGTAATTTAGTTGAAGAACCCATAAAATCTTTTTAGGATTAAAATTTTGCTGTGGTTTTTCTGATCACAGTAATTTTTTTCAATGTTTGAAAACTGCTAATAAGTGGAAATTgtcaaaaaaaatctaatatgaactggaaaaaaatgaaGTAAGACTTCAGCATGTTATATCATAGATTTAGCAAatagttttttgttttctgttacaAATAAAGGACCACATTTCTTTTCTTAGAGAATTGTACTACACTATTTAATAGAAACCTTGGTATTGGGTTTTGTTGAGCATTCTTCCTCTGCATAAGAAAATAAACGAATAGACATCTTAGTATGTATGCTTTCAGTACCAAAACAATAAATTATTTATTGGTAAGAAAACTTGGAGTTGCTTTTCTCACATACCCAAATGAGTATAACAAAAACTGATTTACAGCTGTCATTCTATTCTGTGGAACTGATTTGTTGCTGTCACTCTATCTGTAAGCTGACAAAAAGCAGTTATGCGTCAGTAATGTctacagcagcaaatggaacctGAGTAATTACTGTATGTTCCTTCTCATCCaacctgccaaaaaaaaaaaagccctaaaAATGTTATTGTATGTTGATTTCTCATTCCTGTGAAGCTATTTATTTGATCAGGTGTGAATTAGAATTCTGTTCATTAAACATGCTTGTTATTCGGCACAAGAGGGTAACGCAAGTCAGAGGAAGTGGCTGCCTACAACAGTAATTAAACATGTGTAACCAATTAGTGGGTTTTCCACTATGGCACAAGCATATAATTTGCTGAGTCTTTCTATGAGAATAGATGAAAATAGGTACAAAAAGTGTGTCTGACTAAAACATTCTCATGTTAAACATGTCAACGTAAATGAACTTTAAATATATAATTTCTAGTTTGTTAACAAACCACTGAACTCTATTGGCTAATAACAATAACATGTAATTTTAGGGTTTTTTGCTAAAGAAATATTGCAACTGACAGAGCCAATTCATTGTATTAAGTATTAACAATATTAATTTTATGGCTAGGATATACGACACGCATTTTGAATACCACAAAATAGTTAATTTCAGCTGTATTTAATGTCATTTGAACGTGAAGTACAAAGGAACAAAAAGATGTAGAGCTGGTTTGTCTGTCTAATTACAGGAcaggaagacttttttttttttttttgcattcaagATATGAGAAGTGCTTACACTCGTTACCTTTATAAATGAATGCATTTCACTGAAATTTCTTAAATTAAATAAATGCTTATTGATTTATAAGGTTATACAAAATTACATTAAATCCATGGTGTCTCCACACTGTATAAAGATAATAAATCTAGGTAGTCTGAGACCACACTTGAGTAACAGAAGCCCAGTTTGTCCTGTCAGGTGCTGATTTGAGTTTGAAAGGTTACAGATTAGTTTAGCAATGTTAAGTGAACTGGCAAAGGCATCTCTAATTTTGCTGGAAATGAGGAAGCTTGATGGTAAAGGGGAATCCTAATGAGTCCATCGAAAGCTTGCTTTGTACCCAACAGACAAGGTAGCTGTGAATTGTATGAAAATATTGGAAATCAATGGCTTCTATGGAATTTCATTAAGAAGCAGTATCCACAATTGATAGAGCCTCATAATTTGATGGATTGTGCTAAGAAAATGATTAGCTAGGTAGAAAGAGTCATAGAATACACACACTGAGACCTCAGAAATGTTGAAGTGGGGTAATttgtacaaaataaaaaatattgatttttaccTATGTGCAAAATTTTAAGAAGGAGGGAGGGTTGTCTTGCAAGTCATTGGCTGATGAAATCTTTTGATTTTCTAGCAGTCCCAGGAGAAGGAGCAGATGACGGTGATAGTGGGAATGAAAGCAGGAGTGGAAGTGAAGAAACCAACGTTTGTGAAAAATGCTGTGCAGAATTCTTCAAGTGGACAGACTTCCTGGAGCACAAGAAGAATTGCACTAAAAACCCACTAGTGTTGATTGTGAATGAAGATGAAGCAGCACCGCCCGCCTCTGAAGAATTTCCTGAACCCTCGCCTGTTAGTTCTCCTAGTGATCAGGCAGAGAGTGAGACTGCTGAAGAAAGTGTTCAGCCAGAGAACAACGAGAGCTGTGAGATGATAAACACTGAAAAGGAAGAAGAGCCGATGGAGGTTGAAACTTCTATGGAAAAGAGTTTCCAGAATCAAGGCACCTCAAACACAGCTACTCCTCTACCTCAGATTCCTGAATCATCTTCCATGACAAATTATAACATGCCAAACACTAATGTTACATTAGAGACTCTACTGAGTACTAAAGTGGCAGTTGCACAGTTTTCACAGAATGCAAGGTCTGCAGTTTCTGCAAACACAAACAGTGGGGTTACTGCAATGGCCATCCCAATGATTTTAGAGCAGCTGATGGCATTGCAACAGCAACAAATTCACCAGCTCCAGCTAATTGAACAGATCCGCAGTCAGGTGGCAATGATGAATCGACAGCCGTTACGTCCCTCTCTGAACCCAATAATTCCTTCCCAGAATACTCCTGTGCAACCTTCTAACCAGCTCCAAGGATTTGCAGCAAATTCTGCTCTTCAGCTAACCATAGTTCCTCCTACCATTGTGGGGCAAGCCACTAGCAATCAGTCTTCTGCCTTTGAGGGTTCTCAGCACATCTCAAGGCCTACATCTGGAGCAAGCACTCCTAATATAGCCAGCAATGGCTCTTCTGCCCCAGCTGAATCAAGTGCATCCTCCTCCTCTAATGCAATTACATCAGTCACTCCTGTTCCTGTGTCAAATACTAATAGTTCTTCACAACCCCCAAATGCTTCAACTCCACCTTCAGTAGGACATGGAAATCTCACCTCAGCTTCCAGCCTGCCAAACCCACTTCTACCTCAGACTTCATCAAATAGTGTGATCTTCCCCAACCCACTGGTTAGCATTGCTGCAACGGCTAATGCATTAGATCCTCTATCTGCCCTTATGAAGCACCGCAAAGGAAAGCCACCAAATGTGTCAGTGTTCGAACCCAAGTCAAGCTCGGAGGATccattttttaaacataaatgTAGATTTTGTGCCAAGGTCTTTGGAAGtgacagtgctttacaaatacacCTACGTtcacacacaggagagagaccttttAAATGTAACATATGTGGAAATCGCTTTTCCACAAAAGGCAATCTGAAAGTTCATTTTCAGAGACATAAGGAGAAATATCCCCACATTCAAATGAATCCATATCCTGTTCCAGAATACCTCGATAATGTGCCCACTTGCTCTGGAATTCCATATGGAATGTCACTGCCTCCTGAAAAACCAGTTACAACATGGTTGGATAGTAAGCCTGTGTTACCAACTGTTCCAACTTCTATTGGGCTACAGCTTCCTCCCACTATACCTGGTGTTAACAGTTATGGAGATTCTCCAAGTATTACTCCTATGAGCAGGTCACCCCAGAGGCCATCTCCTGCTTCGAGTGAATGCACTTCTTTATCTCCAAGCCTAAACAATTCTGAATCTGGCATTCCAGTGTCTGCTGACTCACCACAACCAATTCATAGTGGCTTTTCTCTGACCAAAACCGAACCTGTCACTCTGCCTCCCACAAATGCAAGGTTAGGAGACCTTACTGTAAGTGGGCAGGTTTGTACCGCTTCCGCATCTTCAATTCCTACTGCTGTTACAGATAGCAGCATTTCAACAAGCCTCTCAAACCCCGTGCTTCCAGCAATGTCTGACCAGTTCAAGGCAAAGTTTCCATTTGGTGGTCTACTAGACTCTATGCAAACATCAGAAACCTCAAAACTACAACAGCTAGTAGAGAACATTGATAAGAAGATGACAGATCCAAATCAATGTGTCATTTGTCACCGTGTGCTTAGTTGTCAGAGTGCTCTCAAGATGCATTACAGAACACATACAGGAGAAAGACCATTTAAATGCAAAATTTGTGGACGTGCCTTTACTACAAAAGGCAATCTAAAAACACATTTTGGAGTTCATCGAGCGAAGCCACCACTAAGAGTACAACATTCATGTCCTATTTGTCAGAAGAAATTTACAAATGCTGTTGTTCTCCAGCAACATATTCGTATGCATATGGGTGGACAAATTCCAAACACACCATTACCAGAGGGCTTCCAAGATGCAATGGACTCAGAGCTTTCCTATGATGAAAAGAATGTTGAAACACTGAGCAACTATGATGATGACATTGATGAAAATTCTATGGAAGAGGACCCAGAATTAAAGGACACAGCAAGTGACTCATCCAAACCACTTATATCTTACTCCGGGTCTTGTCCGCCTTCACCGCCTTCTGTAATTTCCAGTATTGCTGCTCTGGAGAATCAAATGAAAATGATTGATTCTGTCATGAACTGTCAGCAGCTGACCAGTTTAAAATCCATAGAAAATGGATCAGGTGAAAGTGACCATTTGAGCAATGATTCCTCATCAGCTGTTGGTGATCTCGAaagccagagtgcaggcagcccTGCGATGTCAGAATCTTCTTCCTCCATGCAAGCTTTGTCTCCTGTAAACAGCAATAGTGAAAGTTTTAGATCAAAGTCCCCAGGTCTTAGCAACCATGGAGAACCACAGGAAATACAATTAAAGACAGAAAAACCTGATAGTCCACCATCTGCTGCTGAAAATGGAGGTGCTTTAGATCTGACATCCACCAACCCGGGAAGACCAGTCATCAAAGAGGAGGCTCCTTTTAGCCTGCTGTTCCTGAACAGAGAACGTGGTAAGTTTAAAAGTACTGTTTGTAATATCTGTGGCAAGCCTTTTGCTTGTAAGAGTGCATTGGAAATTCACTACCGCAGCCATACTAAAGAACGTCCATTTATTTGTACAGTCTGCAATCGTGGGTGTTCCACTATGGGTAATTTAAAACAGCACTTACTGACGCACAAATTAAAAGAGCTGCCTTCTCAGTTATTTGAACCCAACTTTACTCTAGGTCCCAGCCAAAGTACTCCTAGCCTGGTCACCAGCACTGCGCCTACCATGATCAAAATGGAAGTGAATGGTCACAGCAAGCCGATCTCACTGGGTGAGGTTCCCTCGCTTCCAGCTGGAATCCACGTTCCTGCTGCACCACAGACAGTGATGAGTCCAGGCATCACTCCTATGCTGGCACCCCCGCCACGTCGGACTCCTAAGCAACATAACTGTCAATCGTGTGGGAAGACCTTCTCCTCAGCAAGTGCACTACAGATACATGAGCGCACCCATACTGGTGAAAAgccatttggttgcacaatctgTGGTAGAGCTTTTACCACAAAAGGGAATCTTAAGGTAAGAAGAAAACTCTCAAATCTCAAACAAAACTGTAAGGAATGTGGGGTTTAAAAATGTACTACATCTGAACTTAGCAAGCTCTCATTTTGTTGTTGTCATCAAGGCAAGGAGGAAAGAGAAgataaagaaaacatttattgtATGGTGCTGTTTCATGCTCTCAACATGTTTAAAGAACCAGGGCTTGATCCTACCCTCTGATTTGTGGGTGCACATTGCTGTGTACTTTAAAATCAGCTCCAAGAGCTTGCATACACATACGTGACAAGGCACATGGTGGCGCACACCTGAGTCTCATAGAATGTATCTGCGTTGTACATTTGTGCCATCCTTGTGGAACACTGGTGTGAAATAAGCTTGCTATATAAAAAAGGTGGAAAGAAATAAAGCACAAATCACTGCAAAGAGGCAGGAATGACACAGAATCCTGTGACAGTCAGTGAGCCATTTTAACCTGTACTCTGTGCAATTGTGTACGTGGTTGCCAAGGAGGGTGGTAGGCAGAGATTATTCCTAAACCCTTTCTAACTAGAAGACCTCCCCATatatgaaaataatttaaaaaacattatgGGCACCCTTTAGCTGTTAAGATGTAGCTCTGCTCCCTTTTCTCCTCTTGTTGTTGTGTAGTAAAATTATAAGCAATGCTTCTCCAGTGACCCAGAGGTTACTGGGATGCCTTTGTTACACAGTCCAGTTTCCACTCTGCATGTAGTGCATGTGTCACTATGCAGGTTGGTAAGCTGGTACTCAGCGACATAAAATGATGTATCACGGGAGCACCATCTCTCGTCCTCACAACCCAGGTAAGCGTCAGGAAGTTAGAGGCATCAAGGGCCACACCttagtaaaaaaatatttttaatgtatataATGTTTGAGGAAAGAGAATAAGAATGAGTGAAGTAGTGTCAGGAGAAATATTAAGAGAACAGAGGAGAGAAAGACAGGAGGACACAAAAAGGTCAAGGGCAGAGGAAATAACACTTAGAAGTCTTAAGCCTCTTACCCCATCTAAGTGTCCCCTACGCCTAGTAATTCTCAAGGTGGTCTTGTGTTTTTATGCATGTCAGAACTTCCAGTTGGCATTTGAAATTGTCTAACCTAAAGGATTCATATACCTTGTTGTTGCATTGTATTTGTTTTCAGTGAAAAGAAATGTGTAGGTTGACGACTTacatgaatatttttttaaaagttttaatatggactacaactcccattgtCCATAAGAATACCACTTGGCAAAATAATTGTAATCTAATTTCATTAAATGTGAACTTAAGGATGgcttttttctctttgttttattttaattgctaTACCGAATATTCAGACCAACTAGCTTATTGAAATATGCTAATTTGTAGATGTTTCCCATTTCTATTTTCTATACAGGTTCACATGGGAACTCATATGTGGAATAATGCCCCTGCAAGACGTGGTCGTCGACTATCCGTGGAAAACCCAATGGCTTTGTTAGGTGGTGACGCTCTGAAGTTTTCTGAAATGTTCCAAAAGGATTTGGCAGCTCGGGCAATGAATGTTGACCCAAATTTTTGGAACCAGTATGCTGCAGCTATCACTAACGGACTTGCTATGAAGAACAATGAGATTTCTGTCATACAGAACGGAGgcattccccagctcccagtAAGTTTAGGTGGAAGTGCCATTCCATCTTTAAGTAACATTACCAGTGGCATGGACAAAGCTCGCACTGGCAGCAGCCCTCCCATTGTTGGTCTGGACAAAGCAAGTTCTGAAACTGGAGCCAGTCGTCCATTCACAAGATTTATTGAGGATAACAAAGAGATTGGCATAAATTAAAAGCATTCTGTACAAATAACTGTTGGACCACTACTCAACACCACATTTGTTCTATTTCATGTACAGTTTTTGAAGTTAAGATTAGTTTCCTGACCTAAATACATAGGTTCCCTTTAAAATTTTCCCATAGCAAAAATACGTAACTTTGTGGCTGCTGAAAAGTTGTCTTGCAAGATCTGCATGGTACTTCTTTCAACAGTGAGTTTGACTGTTATTGAGAACTTTAAAACCTTTTTAATTTaagttaacaaaaacaaaaaaatcattggATAACTGCATTAGGGACAGAAAGAGTCTAGACTACGTCCACTTTGCTTCTTAAAATATTAATATCAACTGAGAAAAGGGGGCTTCACTATGGCATTCCTGTCAAACTTATTTGCTGGTTTTATTCAAATTAGTTAGAAACTTGAACTAGGTTTTTAGGAATCTTAATCTTAAATAAGTGATTAGTACCCCAATGCTGTGTGTATTATTACAGTATCCTTGTCTGTAGTATTTATAAAGTTAAGATTATGCGGGTAACAGACAATATACTTGGCCCAACCTTAAATGAAGCTTTTGTACTGCAAAATACATCTggctatgtgatttttttttttaagcaaattttGGTTTACTATAAATAAGTGGTTTATTTCAATGCAGGCAAAATTGTGAAGTTTTATGGGAAAGATAGCATGCTTTTCATGTGCAAGTACCCGTCAGtaacaaaccttttttttttttttttaatttaaatatttgtagCTGCTATGTGGACAGTTGTTctattaaatgaaaaatgtagTGTGGACTTTAACTCAATGATTGGAAAACAAGTTACAGACAAACCTTATCACCATAAATTATTCACAACATTATAAAGAGTTGTGAGTAAATATTTCATGTTATCAAAGCTGTACAATAAAAAGGTAATGTTTGTATAATGTGGTTGCAAACTCTTAATTTATACTATTGCACTTTTAGTATTTTGTATTAGGGAGGTTTGTCTATAATTTGAAACTGAACAAAGATGTAAACTATTTTATAAATAGTACTTTGACTTAAGGAGAATGGGGGGGAAAAACGGTTTCAGTTTCTTGTTTTGTCATCAGGTCAAACAATATGAGAGACCTATGTTAGCTAAACAGAAAAGCCACCGAGAACTGTCAGATCCTTAAGTAAATTGGGGCCTGCCATTTCCTAAATTGAAATGACTCATTTAATGTTTCTGCAAAGCCTACTTAAAAATGTGGCCATCCCCAACAGAATTTTGATAAATTCATCTTAGGAGTGTGATATCAATGCAAACCTAGGATAGATTGAAGAGAACATTGTGTAGGTTTAAATTTACTGTAATCTGTTctgtctctttctcacacacccaCAAGCAAGACGTTGATTGCCTAATAGCACTGGTATTGTGCACAACATAACTGGGAACAAAATATAAAGTGTTTGGCTGTATGATCAGTCACAACTTTAAAATATCCTGAAGTGATTCCCAATTCTTGCTGATTATCTTCTCAGATTACTACAAAGCACAATGTACTCTGATTATTCTAATATTTTATGTTTATTACATTGTTTAAATTACACCAAGTAAATAAAGGGAATGGTTTCACTCTTAAGCTGGGAGGCTGGGGCTTAATCAAAACTTGAACAGTAAATGTTTTGTGTACTACCTCATTTTTGTGCATTACAAGTAGGGTGGAGTCTGACACTATGAACTTCTGTCCAGCAAAATTGTTCAAGGGACATTATGGGTAGCTGGGTAACAGCACAAGGCGTTTTATGCCCCTGAAGAAAGAATCAGACAGTGAGGTCTTCTCAGTTGAGACTGAAAAAATAGGACAATCTCTTTCTTATACAACAAAAACCATTACTGTAAGAGGATGGACTATTTCTGCCATCATGTAATTGAATGAAAATGGTTTCAAAGACTTATTAGCTGTTTGTTTCTGTTGGAAATGAACAATGAACTATACAGCTCTGTTTTCTACAGTGATGATATATATATTATAGAGATAGATAGATTACAAACCATCCCTATAATGTAACATCTTTGACCACAGTATGTGGGTTATTTGGGGGTGTTTCAAAGCAttggaaaaaagaaaactgaggtGGCTTAATGTTGCTGTATTTCAGCAATTGAATGTTTTTATTTATCTGTGTCATTTTTTGTGTGATCTTTTTTGTTAGTATTTGGTACCATGTAGTATTATCTCTTCTCCCTAAAGG
This genomic interval carries:
- the SALL3 gene encoding sal-like protein 3 isoform X3, with protein sequence MSRRKQAKPQHLKSDEELQAEVVSEHAVPGEGADDGDSGNESRSGSEETNVCEKCCAEFFKWTDFLEHKKNCTKNPLVLIVNEDEAAPPASEEFPEPSPVSSPSDQAESETAEESVQPENNESCEMINTEKEEEPMEVETSMEKSFQNQGTSNTATPLPQIPESSSMTNYNMPNTNVTLETLLSTKVAVAQFSQNARSAVSANTNSGVTAMAIPMILEQLMALQQQQIHQLQLIEQIRSQVAMMNRQPLRPSLNPIIPSQNTPVQPSNQLQGFAANSALQLTIVPPTIVGQATSNQSSAFEGSQHISRPTSGASTPNIASNGSSAPAESSASSSSNAITSVTPVPVSNTNSSSQPPNASTPPSVGHGNLTSASSLPNPLLPQTSSNSVIFPNPLVSIAATANALDPLSALMKHRKGKPPNVSVFEPKSSSEDPFFKHKCRFCAKVFGSDSALQIHLRSHTGERPFKCNICGNRFSTKGNLKVHFQRHKEKYPHIQMNPYPVPEYLDNVPTCSGIPYGMSLPPEKPVTTWLDSKPVLPTVPTSIGLQLPPTIPGVNSYGDSPSITPMSRSPQRPSPASSECTSLSPSLNNSESGIPVSADSPQPIHSGFSLTKTEPVTLPPTNARLGDLTVSGQVCTASASSIPTAVTDSSISTSLSNPVLPAMSDQFKAKFPFGGLLDSMQTSETSKLQQLVENIDKKMTDPNQCVICHRVLSCQSALKMHYRTHTGERPFKCKICGRAFTTKGNLKTHFGVHRAKPPLRVQHSCPICQKKFTNAVVLQQHIRMHMGGQIPNTPLPEGFQDAMDSELSYDEKNVETLSNYDDDIDENSMEEDPELKDTASDSSKPLISYSGSCPPSPPSVISSIAALENQMKMIDSVMNCQQLTSLKSIENGSGESDHLSNDSSSAVGDLESQSAGSPAMSESSSSMQALSPVNSNSESFRSKSPGLSNHGEPQEIQLKTEKPDSPPSAAENGGALDLTSTNPGRPVIKEEAPFSLLFLLHHRQ